The Pseudomonas viciae genomic interval ACCCTGCTTGGCGACCTCTGCAAAGGTCTTTTCCCGGTATTGATCGCCAGCCTTGCAGGGCTCTCGTTGCAGCAACAGGCCTGGATCGGCGTGTGCGCCGTTATCGGCCACCTGTTTCCGCTGTACTTTCGCTTTCGCGGCGGCAAGGGTGTCGCCACCGCTGCCGGCATGCTGCTGGGCCTGTATCCGCCCGCCGCCCTGCTGGCTGTCTGTGCCTGGCTGCTGACGTTCTACCTGACCCGCACCAGCTCGCTGGCCGCACTGATTGCCACACCGCTGACCCTACCGCTACTGGCCTGGCAGGAACCGGCGGCGTTGCTACCGATGTCAGCACTGGTTGCACTGATCGTCTGGCGCCACCGGGGCAATCTACGCGACCTGTTCGCCGGGCGCGAACGGCATTTTTAAAAGACGCTTCACAGCGGCGACAACTGCTCCATGGGCCAGCGCGCCTGCACGCTGATCGCCAGGCTTTCATGCTGGCCAGCCTGCAGGCGCTGACAGCCGGCAAAAGCAATCATCGCGCCGTTATCGGTACAGAACTCCGGCCGGGCGTAGTAAACGTCGCCCTTCATGTCGCCGAGCACTTTCTCCAGCGATACCCGCAAGGCCTTGTTCGCACTCACGCCACCCGCGATCACCAGGCGCTTGAGACCGGCCTGCTTCAGGGCGCGCTTGCACTTGATGGTCAAAGTCTCCACCACGGCCTGTTGGAACGCCAGCGAGATGTCGCAACGGGCTTGCTCACTGTCGTCCCCGGCGCTTACACATCGCTGCCAAGTGTTCAGGGCAAAGGTTTTCAGGCCGCTGAAACTGAAATCAAGACCCGGCCGGTCGCACATCGGACGCGGAAACACGAAACGTCCTTCAACACCTTGAGCTGCAAGCCGCGCGATTTCCGGTCCGCCAGGATAATTGAGGCCCATCATTTTCGCGGTTTTGTCGAAAGCTTCACCGGCGGCATCATCAAGGGTTTCGCCCAGGAGCTCGTATTGACCGATTCCATCGACCCGAACCAACTGCGTATGGCCGCCAGACACCAACAAAGCGACGAACGGAAATTGCGGTGGTTGTGGCTCCAGCATGGGCGCCAGCAAGTGGCCTTCCATGTGATGCACGCCAAGGGCCGGGATGTCCCAGGCAAAGGCCAGCGCCTGGGCGCAGGAAGCGCCTACCAGCAGCGCACCCACCAGCCCCGGACCCGCAGTGTAGGCGATGGCATCGATCTCTGTCGGCACACTGCCGGCCTCGGCCAGGACCTGGCGGATCAAGGGCAGCATACGCTTGACGTGATCGCGGGAGGCAAGCTCGGGCACCACGCCACCGTAGGCGCGATGCAGATCGATCTGGCTAAACAGCGCATCGGCCAGAAGACCGCGCTCACTGTCGTAAAGTGCAACGCCGGTTTCGTCGCAGGAGGTTTCTAATCCCAGTACTAGCATGGGTTTGCGCCTTGTAGAGGCTGAATTCGAAGGCGCGCATAATAGTCGCCGCGTTGTGCCCCGACCAGCGGTTTTCGATCAGAGGCTTTGCATTCCGAGCGATGAGGGGTTAACATCCGCAACCCTTAAAAACCGACGTCTTCAAGTGCTCTTTTGCCGCGAGGATGTTGACCCCGGTAATGAATGAAGGTAGCTCTGGATGCCAGCCGTCAAAGTAAAAGAGAACGAACCCTTCGACGTAGCTCTGCGTCGTTTCAAGCGCTCCTGCGAAAAAGCCGGTGTTCTGGCTGAAGTTCGTAGCCGCGAATTCTACGAGAAGCCGACTTCCGAGCGTAAGCGTAAAGCAGCAGCCGCTGTTAAGCGTCACGCCAAGAAAGTTCAGCGCGAACAGCGCCGCGCCGTACGTCTGTACTAATACACAGACGTCCGTAGCAAGCTTCTGCCAAGCCCGGCCCTCAAGCCGGGCTTATGGCATTTGCGGAATAACGCTTGATGCTTCACCGTCAAAGCCGCAGACGCGACCGAGACAACCTGCTTCACCACGTCAGACCTGGCTCTTTTGCCAGCGGTGCACGTCTCTTCTGACGAGCCTTCCAAGGCTACTGACGAGCACACCCCTGATTCCTCTAACGACGATCAGCCCAAGGCACCTGCTTGCGTGCCCGCTTTATGAGCTATCCGAGGCCTGACCGGCCGTTACCGGACTCAGCGCAACACATTCAAACAGTCGAATACTGGTCGAATACTGATAGTTACTAACGTCAGTGGATTATCGGCAGATACACTTCCCGACAGCGATGATGCAGACGACCCGGTCGAGCCACCGTTTTACCGTGCCTCAAGACCTAGAGTCGGTTACGCCTGCTGATTTCGGGTCCATATTTCGCGCAGTGATGATGAGAACGCCATGGCCGGGCTGATTCCCCAGAGCTTTATTGACGACCTCCTGAACCGCACCGACATCGTCGACGTGGTCAGCTCTCGCCTGCAAATGAAGAAAGCGGGCAAGAACTACACCGCCTGCTGCCCGTTTCACAAAGAGAAAACCCCCTCCTTCAGCGTCAGCCCCGACAAACAGTTCTACTACTGTTTCGGCTGTGGCGCTGGCGGCAACGCCCTCGGCTTCATCATGGACCACGACAACCTGGACTTTCCCCAGGCCGTCGAAGAACTGGCCAAAGCCGCCGGCATGGAAATTCCCCGAGAGGAAAGCGGTCGACAGCACAAACCGCGTCAACCAACCGACTCGCCGCTCTATCCGCTATTGACCGCGGCGGCCGACTTTTATCGCCAGGCCCTCAAAAGCCATCCGGCACGCAAAGCGGCGGTGGACTACCTCAAGGGCCGTGGCCTGACCGGCGAAATCGCCCGGGACTTCGGTCTCGGCTTCGCCCCGCCCGGCTGGGACAATCTTTATAAGCATCTAAGCAGCGACACGCTGCAGCAACGCGCCATGATCGACGCTGGCCTGCTGGTCGAGAATGCCGAAACCGGCAAACGCTACGACCGCTTCCGCGACCGGGTGATGTTCCCGATCCGCGACACCCGCGGGCGAATCATTGCCTTTGGTGGCCGGGTACTGGGCGACGACAAGCCCAAGTACCTGAACTCCCCGGAGACCCCGGTATTTCATAAAGGCCAGGAACTCTACGGCCTGTACGAGGCGCGCAAAAACAACCGCAACCTCGACGAAATCATTGTCGTCGAAGGCTACATGGACGTTATCGCCCTGGCCCAGCAAGGGCTGCGCAACGCCGTCGCGACCCTGGGCACGGCCACCAGCGAAGAACACATGAAGCGCCTGTTCCGCGTGGTGCCCAACGTATTGTTTTGCTTTGACGGCGACCAGGCCGGCCGCAATGCCGCCTGGCGCGCACTGGAAGCCACCTTGCCGTGCCTGCAGGATGGGCGCAGGGCACGTTTTCTGTTCCTGCCCGAGGGCGAAGACCCGGACACCCTGGTGCGTTCCGAGGGCACCGATGCGTTCCGTGCGCGGATCAACCAGCATGCGCAACCGTTGGCCGACTATTTTTTCCAGCAGTTGACCGAAGAAGCCGATCCGCGCTCCCTCGAGGGCAAGGCCCACATGGCCACCCTCGCGGCACCGCTGATCGACAAGGTACCCGGTGCCAACCTGCGCACATTGATGCGCCAGCGCCTGAGCGAAATCACCGGCCTGAACAGCGAAGCGGTCAATCAATTGGTCCACAGCGCCCCCCAAGAGGCGCCGCCGGCTTACGACCCGGGCATCGACTACGACGCGATGCCAGATTTCGCCGACTATCATCAACCCCAGCAGGACTATGCGCCGCAGCAGGAATGGACGCCGAAAAAACCCGGCAGCGGCGGCAAGAAATGGGACAAAAAACCCTGGGACAAGAACGGCAAGCGCGGCGATCGTGACCAGCCACGTGCCCCGCGCGTGCCGGCCGCCGTCGAACCACCAACACTGGCCGCCCTGCGCACTTTACTGCATCACCCGCAACTGGCTGGAAAAGTCGAGGACGCCGGGCACTTCGCCGCCGAGGACCACAGCAATACGCAATTGCTGGTCGCACTCCTTGAAGCCGTGCAGAAGAACCCCAAGCTAAACTCCTTCCAGTTGATCGCGCGCTGGCACGGCACCGAGCAGGGACGCCTGTTGAAGGCCCTGGCCGAGAAGGAATGGCTGATTGAAGGAGACAACCTTGAACAACAGTTTTTCGACACCATTACTAGCTTGTCCGCCCGCCAACGCGAGCGAAATCTGGAACAACTTCTGCGAAAAGCTCGCCAGAGCGAGTTGACCAGCGAAGAGAAAAACCAATTGCGCGACTTACTCAGCCGCAATGTTTGCGCATCAAACCCGACCTCAACTGGCGCGTGAGGTCACAGCTCAGGTATAATCCTCGGCTTGTTTTTTGCCCGCCAAGACCTTCAGTGGATAGGGTGTTATGTCCGGAAAAGCGCAACAGCAGTCTCGTATCAAAGAGTTGATCCTATTGGGTCGTGAGCAGGGCTACCTGACTTACGCGGAGGTCAACGACCACCTGCCGGAGGATATTTCAGATCCGGAACAGGTGGAAGACATCATCCGCATGATCAACGACATGGGGATCAACGTATTCGAGGTTGCTCCAGATAAGGATGCCCTTATGCTGGCCGACGCCGATACCGACGAGGCGGCCGCTGAAGAAGCGGCCGCAGCGTTGGCAGCGGTCGAGACCGACATTGGTCGCACCACCGACCCCGTGCGCATGTACATGCGTGAAATGGGTACGGTAGAGCTCCTCACACGCGAAGGCGAAATCGAAATCGCCAAGCGTATTGAAGAAGGCATCCGTGAAGTGATGGGCGCAATCGCGCACTTCCCTGGCACGGTTGACCATATTCTCTCCGAGTACACCCGCGTCACCACCGAAGGTGGCCGCCTGTCCGACGTCCTGAGCGGTTACATCGACCCGGACGACGGCATTGCGCCGCCTGCCGCCGAAGTGCCGCCGCCGATCGATGCGAAAGCCGTCAAGGCCGACGACGACACCGATGACGACGACGCCGAAGCCAGCGACGACGAGGAAGAAGCCGAAAGCGGTCCGGACCCGGTCATCGCTGCACAGCGTTTCGGTGCTGTGGCCGACCAGATGGAAATCACCCGCAAGGCGCTGAAAAAGCACGGTCGCAACAACAAGCAGGCGATTGCCGAGCTGTTGGCACTGGCCGAGCTGTTCATGCCAATCAAGCTGGTGCCCAAGCAGTTCGAAGGCTTGGTGGAGCGTGTTCGTAGCGCCCTGGATCGCCTGCGTCAGCAAGAGCGCGCGATCATGCAACTGTGCGTGCGTGATGCCCGCATGCCGCGTGCCGATTTCCTGCGTCAGTTCCCTGGCCACGAAGTCGACGAGAGCTGGACCGATGCACTGGCCAAAGGCAAAAGCAAATACGCTGAAGCCATTGGTCGCCTGCAACCGGACATCATTCGTTGCCAGCAGAAACTGAGCGCACTGGAAACCGAAACCGGCCTGAGCATCGCCGAGATCAAGGACATCAACCGTCGCATGTCGATCGGCGAGGCCAAGGCCCGCCGCGCGAAGAAAGAGATGGTTGAAGCGAACTTGCGTCTGGTGATCTCTATCGCCAAGAAGTACACCAACCGCGGCCTGCAATTCCTCGATCTGATCCAGGAAGGCAACATCGGCCTGATGAAGGCGGTGGATAAGTTCGAATACCGTCGCGGCTACAAGTTCTCGACTTATGCCACCTGGTGGATCCGTCAGGCGATCACTCGCTCGATCGCCGACCAGGCCCGCACCATCCGTATTCCGGTGCACATGATCGAGACGATCAACAAGCTCAACCGTATTTCCCGGCAGATGTTGCAGGAAATGGGTCGTGAACCGACTCCGGAAGAGCTGGGCGAACGCATGGAAATGCCTGAGGACAAGATCCGCAAGGTACTGAAGATCGCCAAAGAGCCGATCTCCATGGAAACCCCGATCGGTGATGACGAAGACTCCCATCTGGGTGACTTCATCGAAGACTCCACCATGCAGTCTCCGATCGATGTCGCCACCGTTGAGAGCCTCAAGGAAGCGACTCGCGAAGTACTCTCCGGCCTCACCGCTCGTGAAGCCAAGGTACTGCGCATGCGCTTTGGCATCGACATGAATACCGACCACACCCTTGAGGAAGTTGGTAAACAGTTCGATGTCACCCGTGAGCGAATTCGTCAGATCGAAGCCAAGGCGTTGCGCAAATTGCGCCACCCGACGCGAAGCGAGCATCTGCGCTCCTTCCTCGACGAGTGACCCTCAAACCCCCGGCCCTGCCGGGGGTTTTGTTATCTACAGATAAAATCCCCCCGTGCTGTCCCCCCGCCCTATTGCCCGTCTACACTCGAAACATCCTCCCCAAGCCATGATGAGACACTGATGCCCAGACTGACGGCCGCGCTTTTGCTGTCATTAATAACCTGGACCGCAACAGCTGGCGCGTTGACGCTCACTGAAGAGGAGCTCCGCTGGCTCAAGGACCACCCCGACTTGCGCCTGGGTGTCGATGCCTCATGGCCACCGTTTGAATTTCGTGACGATCAGGGCCGCTATCAGGGCCTGGCCGCCGATTACGTCGATATCATCCGTGAGCGGCTGGCCATCAAGCTCACCCCCATCGAGCCGGTCAGTTGGACTGTAGTGCTGGAGCAGGCCGCAC includes:
- the plsY gene encoding glycerol-3-phosphate 1-O-acyltransferase PlsY, producing MFWLLAILAYLLGSLSFAILLSRLTGRPDPRMSGSGNAGATNMLRLAGRKLAVLTLLGDLCKGLFPVLIASLAGLSLQQQAWIGVCAVIGHLFPLYFRFRGGKGVATAAGMLLGLYPPAALLAVCAWLLTFYLTRTSSLAALIATPLTLPLLAWQEPAALLPMSALVALIVWRHRGNLRDLFAGRERHF
- the tsaD gene encoding tRNA (adenosine(37)-N6)-threonylcarbamoyltransferase complex transferase subunit TsaD, which translates into the protein MLVLGLETSCDETGVALYDSERGLLADALFSQIDLHRAYGGVVPELASRDHVKRMLPLIRQVLAEAGSVPTEIDAIAYTAGPGLVGALLVGASCAQALAFAWDIPALGVHHMEGHLLAPMLEPQPPQFPFVALLVSGGHTQLVRVDGIGQYELLGETLDDAAGEAFDKTAKMMGLNYPGGPEIARLAAQGVEGRFVFPRPMCDRPGLDFSFSGLKTFALNTWQRCVSAGDDSEQARCDISLAFQQAVVETLTIKCKRALKQAGLKRLVIAGGVSANKALRVSLEKVLGDMKGDVYYARPEFCTDNGAMIAFAGCQRLQAGQHESLAISVQARWPMEQLSPL
- the rpsU gene encoding 30S ribosomal protein S21, translating into MPAVKVKENEPFDVALRRFKRSCEKAGVLAEVRSREFYEKPTSERKRKAAAAVKRHAKKVQREQRRAVRLY
- the dnaG gene encoding DNA primase, with amino-acid sequence MAGLIPQSFIDDLLNRTDIVDVVSSRLQMKKAGKNYTACCPFHKEKTPSFSVSPDKQFYYCFGCGAGGNALGFIMDHDNLDFPQAVEELAKAAGMEIPREESGRQHKPRQPTDSPLYPLLTAAADFYRQALKSHPARKAAVDYLKGRGLTGEIARDFGLGFAPPGWDNLYKHLSSDTLQQRAMIDAGLLVENAETGKRYDRFRDRVMFPIRDTRGRIIAFGGRVLGDDKPKYLNSPETPVFHKGQELYGLYEARKNNRNLDEIIVVEGYMDVIALAQQGLRNAVATLGTATSEEHMKRLFRVVPNVLFCFDGDQAGRNAAWRALEATLPCLQDGRRARFLFLPEGEDPDTLVRSEGTDAFRARINQHAQPLADYFFQQLTEEADPRSLEGKAHMATLAAPLIDKVPGANLRTLMRQRLSEITGLNSEAVNQLVHSAPQEAPPAYDPGIDYDAMPDFADYHQPQQDYAPQQEWTPKKPGSGGKKWDKKPWDKNGKRGDRDQPRAPRVPAAVEPPTLAALRTLLHHPQLAGKVEDAGHFAAEDHSNTQLLVALLEAVQKNPKLNSFQLIARWHGTEQGRLLKALAEKEWLIEGDNLEQQFFDTITSLSARQRERNLEQLLRKARQSELTSEEKNQLRDLLSRNVCASNPTSTGA
- the rpoD gene encoding RNA polymerase sigma factor RpoD; the encoded protein is MSGKAQQQSRIKELILLGREQGYLTYAEVNDHLPEDISDPEQVEDIIRMINDMGINVFEVAPDKDALMLADADTDEAAAEEAAAALAAVETDIGRTTDPVRMYMREMGTVELLTREGEIEIAKRIEEGIREVMGAIAHFPGTVDHILSEYTRVTTEGGRLSDVLSGYIDPDDGIAPPAAEVPPPIDAKAVKADDDTDDDDAEASDDEEEAESGPDPVIAAQRFGAVADQMEITRKALKKHGRNNKQAIAELLALAELFMPIKLVPKQFEGLVERVRSALDRLRQQERAIMQLCVRDARMPRADFLRQFPGHEVDESWTDALAKGKSKYAEAIGRLQPDIIRCQQKLSALETETGLSIAEIKDINRRMSIGEAKARRAKKEMVEANLRLVISIAKKYTNRGLQFLDLIQEGNIGLMKAVDKFEYRRGYKFSTYATWWIRQAITRSIADQARTIRIPVHMIETINKLNRISRQMLQEMGREPTPEELGERMEMPEDKIRKVLKIAKEPISMETPIGDDEDSHLGDFIEDSTMQSPIDVATVESLKEATREVLSGLTAREAKVLRMRFGIDMNTDHTLEEVGKQFDVTRERIRQIEAKALRKLRHPTRSEHLRSFLDE